tatatttttttaattacctcgTGTGAGTTGTTCGCTCTCTGGTTCAGCAAAGATTCGGATAATTGTTCAGCTGCACACATCTGTATTTGATTACTGAAGTTTGGTATAGATTTAACTACTCCATCGACTTGTATGTTCTTAATGAAAATTACCATATCATGAACATTATTCGGCGATGATTTTTGTTGAGCGCATTTCTTGTCTATGTACTGAACAATCTCATGATATTGTTTCATAACTAACGGAACGGAAAATACTTCTTTTCGCACGATGGTCtcgaatatacatttttcaagatATTGAAGACGCATAAGATCCGCCCGATTCAACAACACTCTGCAGCCCTCACGATTTTTTGCTTCCATAACTAGTACATTTTCACCGCTGTACATCATACtcgatagtttatttttttcatcttcataaaatattattcgctTATACTTATGTGGTGTGGCTAATATGAACGATAATATATTCCCATAtatgagaatatttttttcataagatcAACAGTAATAAGCACATACCGAGAAGAAGTTAACACATGAACAACGACTTGAAATTTTTCACTAGGATCAATACCGATTTGTAAAAACTTACGGGCTGCAAAGTCGATTGTATAGCTTAAAGAATCAATGAGTTCAGCTGGTGGTGACGGTGGTACATAAGTATATGTCTTCTTTTTGTAGAAGGAAGTGTTATCAGCGATTGAGCCAGCCATATTAaatcacttataaaaataataaacactgaAAAAAGACTTAGAGGACGGTCGCGAAGTGCAAGTGTTAAATAGTATA
This genomic window from Aphis gossypii isolate Hap1 unplaced genomic scaffold, ASM2018417v2 Contig00305, whole genome shotgun sequence contains:
- the LOC126553700 gene encoding uncharacterized protein LOC126553700, with translation MEAKNREGCRVLLNRADLMRLQYLEKCIFETIVRKEVFSVPLVMKQYHEIVQYIDKKCAQQKSSPNNVHDMVIFIKNIQVDGVVKSIPNFSNQIQMCAAEQLSESLLNQRANNSHEFFNKTRIISPISSPTPMSPPVLLSPPPSPIYAIKSSFDENDGPSFFNMQPLSETGDFDSAVSELHLVRRKLF